Proteins from one Rosa chinensis cultivar Old Blush chromosome 7, RchiOBHm-V2, whole genome shotgun sequence genomic window:
- the LOC112177989 gene encoding putative methyltransferase C9orf114 homolog: protein MHRNACNHFVRESNSVLEKDDPITQVIKDTVTRADKEPRSSQNVTQREIRVRIGARSSLIQTHLQFKASRPGDIDEREVVTPDVMTKYFIGVTLKERSPDGVVTLVDVGLSKNVVVDQVLDPGTRVTVAMGDSWNLDADISRQVVSSSKPREEARMYWGYKVHYASNITSVMIECPYEGGYDNLIGTSEHGQIINSSDLTIPTFRCLLCP, encoded by the exons atgcatagaaatgcgtgtaatcacttTGTGAGAGAATCAAATTCGGTATTGGAGAAAGATGATCCCATCACTCAGGTCATCAAAGACACTGTTACAAGGGCTGACAAGGAACCAAGATCGTCTCAGAATGTCACTCAG CGAGAGATTAGGGTTCGAATAGGGGCTCGCTCTTCACTTATCCAAACCCACCTCCAATTCAAGGCTTCTCGACCTGGTGATATTGATGAGCGCGAGGTTGTTACTCCTGATGTCATGACCAAGTATTTCATAG GTGTCACACTAAAGGAAAGATCTCCAGATGGTGTTGTGACGTTAGTTGATGTGGGCTTGAGTAAG AATGTCGTCGTTGATCAAGTACTTGATCCTGGAACAAGAGTTACAGTGGCTATGGGAGACAGTTGGAATTTGGATGCTG ATATATCACGGCAGGTTGTATCATCATCCAAGCCAAGGGAAGAAGCAAGGATGTATTGGGGGTACAAAGTGCACTATGCTTCCAATATCACTTCGGTAATGATTGAATGTCCATACGAG GGTGGCTATGATAATTTGATTGGGACCTCAGAGCATGGTCAGATTATCAATTCCTCCGATCTCACTATACCCACTTTCAG